The genomic segment TGAGCGTTCATGATAAATCAGCAGTTGTCATGGGGATCGCGTGCTGAATTTTAGGGAAGGGATATGATCCGGTCGGTATTTATCTTAATTTGGATTGTGATGGCTACGGGTTTTTTCAGCGTGATGGCGATTATCGCCTCATTGCTGGACAAAAAAGGAGAGTGGCCCCATTTGGTCGCCAGGGTGTGGGGGCGCTCCATCCTGTTTGGCGCCCGGGTGAGAGTTACGGTGAAAAATCCAGGCAATATCGATCCCAGCCGGTCTTACATATACATGTCCAACCATCAGAGCAATTTTGATATTCCGGTGCTCCTGGCCTACCTGCCGGTGCAGTTCAGGTGGCTGGCCAAAGTGGAGCTTTTTAGCATCCCGATTTTCGGTTTTGCCATGCAGCGGGCCGGATATATCAGCATTGACCGCTCGGACCGCAAGGCCGCTATTTTAAGCCTCAGGCGCGCCGCCGAAATCATCCGGGGCGGGGTATCCGTGATGATTTTTCCGGAAGGAACCCGCAGCCGCGACGGCAACATTCGCCCTTTTAAGAGCGGCGGATTCATTCTGGCCATTGATTCCGGTGTGCCGATTGTTCCGGTCATCATCCACGGCACCTTTCCGATCATGCCCAAAGACCGGCTCCGGATCCGGCCTGGAAACGTTGTGTTGGAGATCCAAAAGCCCCTTGAAACATCTTCATACTCCAGAAGCGGCAAGGCCGAGCTTTTGGAGAAAGTTCGGCAGATCATAACCGAGTCTCACGAAAAGGGAAAACAGCGCGTTGAGTAAATTGAAAATCATACCCCTGGGCGGCCTGGGCGAGATCGGTCTGAATATGATGGTTTTTGAATACGGCGACACCATCTTTATCGTTGACGCCGGACTGATGTTTCCGGAAGATTACATGCTTGGGGTGGACTATGTCGTTCCGGACATGGATTACATTAAACAGAACAAAGCGAAGGTTGCCGGCGTCATTTTAACCCACGCCCACGAAGATCATATCGGCGCATTGCCTCATCTGGTAAAGATGATCAATGCACCCTTATTCGGCACCGCATTTACTTTGGGGATGATCCGATATAAACTTGAAGAACATGACCTCCTTTCCGAGGTTGAGCTGCACGAAATCTTCCCCGGCGAGAAGCTTAAAATCGGAGAATTTGAACTCGAATTCATCCGGGTCAGTCACAGCGTTGTGGATGGGGTCGGCCTGGCGATAAAAACACCGCTGGGTCTGATTGTCCACACCGGC from the Desulfobacterales bacterium genome contains:
- a CDS encoding lysophospholipid acyltransferase family protein, whose protein sequence is MIRSVFILIWIVMATGFFSVMAIIASLLDKKGEWPHLVARVWGRSILFGARVRVTVKNPGNIDPSRSYIYMSNHQSNFDIPVLLAYLPVQFRWLAKVELFSIPIFGFAMQRAGYISIDRSDRKAAILSLRRAAEIIRGGVSVMIFPEGTRSRDGNIRPFKSGGFILAIDSGVPIVPVIIHGTFPIMPKDRLRIRPGNVVLEIQKPLETSSYSRSGKAELLEKVRQIITESHEKGKQRVE